One window of Candidatus Hydrothermales bacterium genomic DNA carries:
- a CDS encoding M14 family zinc carboxypeptidase — protein sequence MLGFILSLFIYTETLSILQIFIPSEDIIPSLYREGLQEIKRYYREEGILEGVCERRIFEFLEKNKIRYITKISDLEHDFKTKMQNKINFGPYYTYQEAVNELNKIHTTFPNLTSPPISLGLSWEGRNIYAMKISDNPSQNENEPVVLLTGVHHAREPISCSIVLEFAKYLLTRYGTDPDATWLLNNRELWIVPVVNPDGYVYNESSSSGMWRKNRRNNGDGSFGVDLNRNYGYMWGYDNYGSSGTPSSEIYRGPSPFSEPETQAIRALCNQVKPVIALNYHSYSNLLLYPWDYADIYTPDNNLYRAMSEEMTIKNGYEYGTGWELLYNANGTSDDWMYGEQNEKPKILAFTPEVGEAFWQPDTNIIKDQIDENLPMNMFALKAAGHYVIIDSIYFVDQNGSTHIDPGDTLSLTLWLKNLGVNGNLTDVKLILKSGGLCAYVIDTLIDFPDIPAFPGNSVCNTLPLRAIIHSSFPDTSAIPFLLKIQGNPFYSRTESFFIENRRSQVIFEDGFETGLSNWVEEGSSTPWERTNSTRRSGYYSLTDSPNSNYSNYQDTWIRTKNAIYLSSNLDSFKLVFWTKYNTENSYDFVYVEVSTNNLTWHKLASFTGIRNSWRKETFDLTPYKGQSVYIRFRLQTDQSVVKDGIYIDDVKVFGYKKPYFAVCEVTKISERGSDVLRESVYPGIKNLNSFLLKSKIDNVYKIEFYDASGKKIKKERVFLKEGEEYYFKPKVKGLYFYIIETKHFRKTGKFIVN from the coding sequence ATGTTGGGTTTCATCCTTTCCCTTTTTATTTACACAGAGACTCTCTCAATTTTACAAATATTTATCCCTTCAGAAGATATAATACCTTCTCTTTATAGAGAGGGACTTCAGGAAATAAAAAGGTATTATAGGGAAGAGGGAATCCTAGAAGGTGTCTGTGAAAGGAGAATTTTTGAATTTCTCGAAAAAAATAAAATCCGCTACATAACAAAGATTTCTGATCTTGAGCATGACTTTAAGACCAAAATGCAGAATAAGATAAACTTTGGACCCTACTATACCTATCAAGAAGCAGTTAATGAGTTAAATAAAATTCATACTACTTTTCCTAATCTTACGTCACCCCCTATAAGCCTTGGGCTGTCGTGGGAGGGAAGAAATATTTATGCTATGAAAATCTCAGACAATCCTAGTCAAAACGAGAACGAACCCGTGGTTCTCTTAACAGGTGTTCATCATGCAAGAGAACCTATAAGCTGTTCAATTGTACTTGAATTTGCAAAATATTTACTTACAAGGTACGGAACCGATCCAGATGCAACATGGCTTTTAAATAATAGAGAGCTGTGGATTGTTCCTGTTGTTAACCCCGATGGATATGTCTACAACGAAAGCTCTTCTTCGGGAATGTGGAGAAAAAATAGAAGAAATAATGGCGATGGATCCTTTGGTGTTGACCTAAACAGAAATTATGGATACATGTGGGGATACGACAATTACGGCTCTTCAGGCACTCCATCTTCTGAAATTTATAGGGGCCCTTCTCCCTTTTCAGAGCCTGAAACGCAGGCAATCAGAGCTTTATGTAATCAAGTTAAACCTGTAATTGCTCTAAATTATCACTCCTACTCAAATCTTCTGCTTTATCCTTGGGATTATGCTGACATTTATACGCCGGATAATAATCTTTACAGGGCGATGAGCGAGGAAATGACTATAAAAAATGGTTATGAATATGGAACAGGCTGGGAACTTTTGTATAACGCTAATGGAACATCAGATGATTGGATGTATGGAGAACAAAATGAAAAACCAAAAATTTTAGCCTTTACTCCAGAGGTAGGTGAGGCTTTTTGGCAACCAGATACTAACATAATAAAGGATCAAATAGACGAAAATCTACCTATGAACATGTTTGCTCTCAAAGCTGCAGGTCACTATGTAATAATCGACTCCATTTACTTTGTTGATCAAAATGGTTCAACTCATATTGATCCAGGGGATACATTAAGTCTTACTCTTTGGTTAAAAAACTTAGGGGTTAACGGAAACTTAACAGATGTTAAATTAATTTTAAAATCTGGGGGCTTGTGTGCTTATGTTATAGACACTTTAATAGATTTTCCTGATATTCCTGCTTTTCCAGGTAATTCTGTATGTAATACGTTACCACTTAGAGCTATTATTCATAGCTCTTTTCCGGATACATCAGCTATTCCTTTTCTACTTAAAATACAGGGTAATCCTTTTTATTCAAGAACCGAAAGCTTTTTCATAGAAAATAGGCGTTCCCAGGTAATTTTTGAAGACGGTTTTGAAACAGGACTTTCCAATTGGGTTGAGGAAGGATCAAGTACTCCTTGGGAGAGAACAAATTCTACTCGCCGCTCTGGCTATTACTCGCTTACCGATAGTCCTAACTCTAATTATTCTAATTATCAAGACACCTGGATAAGAACTAAAAATGCCATTTATCTTAGTTCAAATTTAGATTCATTTAAACTCGTATTCTGGACTAAATATAACACTGAAAATAGCTATGATTTTGTTTATGTGGAGGTTTCCACTAATAATTTAACTTGGCATAAATTGGCTTCATTTACAGGAATACGAAACAGTTGGAGAAAAGAAACGTTTGACCTCACTCCCTATAAGGGACAAAGTGTTTATATAAGATTTAGATTACAAACAGATCAATCTGTAGTTAAAGATGGAATTTATATAGATGATGTGAAAGTTTTTGGATATAAAAAACCTTACTTTGCAGTATGTGAGGTAACTAAAATTTCTGAAAGGGGAAGTGATGTCTTAAGAGAAAGTGTATATCCTGGAATAAAAAACTTAAATAGCTTCCTTTTGAAGTCGAAGATTGACAATGTTTACAAAATAGAGTTTTATGATGCTTCAGGAAAAAAGATTAAAAAAGAAAGAGTATTTTTGAAAGAGGGTGAAGAGTACTACTTTAAACCGAAGGTAAAAGGTCTTTATTTTTATATTATTGAAACAAAGCATTTTAGAAAAACTGGTAAATTCATTGTTAACTAA
- a CDS encoding class I SAM-dependent methyltransferase encodes MNKKIYEFLVSLREKSINSGIMALPEESARFLYFITNIYSREKVKIVEFGSGFLYSVLWMLCGILDSGKRGKIYAVEKDEEYFRESLNIASEFSKILNLNIFEILNIVNRDAADLKGNEFGNDIDIVFLDVDKKLYFNTLKKFEPFIKRGGLILAHNVFSHKEELIDFIEEIENPEKYFTLMLQTDPQGLSISIKL; translated from the coding sequence ATGAACAAAAAGATTTACGAGTTTCTGGTATCTCTTAGAGAAAAATCGATAAATTCGGGTATTATGGCACTACCTGAAGAGTCGGCAAGGTTTCTATATTTTATTACAAACATTTACAGTAGAGAAAAAGTTAAGATTGTAGAGTTTGGTTCAGGTTTTTTATATTCAGTATTATGGATGCTCTGTGGAATCCTGGACTCAGGGAAAAGGGGAAAAATTTATGCTGTTGAAAAGGATGAAGAATATTTTAGAGAAAGTCTGAATATAGCTAGCGAATTCTCTAAAATTTTAAATTTAAATATTTTTGAAATATTAAACATTGTTAATAGGGACGCTGCTGATTTAAAGGGTAATGAGTTTGGCAACGATATAGATATAGTTTTTCTTGATGTAGATAAAAAACTTTATTTTAACACACTAAAAAAATTTGAGCCTTTTATAAAAAGAGGGGGACTAATACTTGCTCATAACGTTTTTTCTCATAAAGAGGAACTTATAGATTTTATCGAAGAAATAGAAAACCCAGAAAAATACTTTACTTTAATGCTTCAAACTGATCCACAGGGCCTTTCAATCTCAATTAAACTCTAA
- a CDS encoding AIR synthase related protein, whose translation MMELKEGKLNIDLLKELLKVLPISSKKVKVKPGPGADAAVVDIGDYFAVITQDPITFTEKEIGYYSVMVNMNDVLCMGAKPLFYLFTLLIPKGKDVKEIKNIFMEISSVCRKYEISVIGGHTEITPGLTRFLISGTMIGLRDKKFGIFPKSVKEGDYLLCVKEVPIEGISIIAKEKEKELKKFVDERLLNKFKNYHRKPGIGIFREALLLLENKNVLALHDPTEGGIINGIYEFCEFLNLGVLVYEDKIKVVKKTENIFKYFGIEPLKTISSGALLAAVRKSGVNKVVEILSSNKIKFNIIGEFKKKSYGRWLVKKDGKKEEIYSCQDDISKIFD comes from the coding sequence ATGATGGAATTAAAAGAAGGTAAGTTAAATATAGATTTACTTAAGGAACTTTTAAAAGTTCTTCCGATTAGTTCTAAAAAAGTAAAGGTAAAACCGGGTCCAGGTGCAGATGCTGCTGTTGTTGATATAGGAGACTATTTTGCTGTTATAACTCAGGATCCAATCACTTTTACGGAAAAAGAGATAGGATATTATTCTGTAATGGTGAATATGAATGACGTTCTATGCATGGGTGCCAAACCCCTTTTTTACCTCTTTACACTACTTATTCCTAAAGGAAAGGATGTAAAAGAAATTAAGAATATTTTTATGGAGATTTCCTCAGTATGTAGAAAATACGAAATTTCTGTAATTGGGGGGCATACAGAAATAACACCAGGTTTAACAAGATTTTTAATATCTGGAACAATGATAGGTTTAAGAGATAAAAAATTTGGTATTTTTCCAAAATCTGTAAAAGAAGGAGATTATCTTCTTTGTGTTAAAGAAGTTCCTATTGAGGGAATATCAATAATAGCTAAGGAAAAAGAAAAGGAGCTTAAAAAGTTTGTTGATGAGAGATTATTAAATAAGTTTAAAAATTATCATAGAAAGCCTGGAATAGGAATTTTTCGTGAGGCTTTATTACTTTTAGAAAATAAAAATGTACTTGCCCTCCATGATCCAACTGAAGGTGGAATAATAAATGGTATCTACGAATTCTGTGAGTTTTTAAATCTTGGAGTTTTAGTTTATGAGGATAAAATAAAAGTTGTAAAAAAAACTGAGAACATATTTAAGTATTTTGGGATAGAACCTTTAAAGACAATTTCTTCAGGTGCTCTTCTTGCTGCAGTAAGAAAGAGTGGAGTTAATAAAGTTGTTGAAATCTTAAGTTCAAATAAAATCAAATTCAATATAATAGGTGAGTTTAAAAAGAAAAGTTATGGAAGATGGTTAGTTAAAAAAGATGGTAAAAAAGAAGAGATTTATTCCTGTCAAGATGATATTTCTAAAATTTTTGATTAG
- a CDS encoding adenosylhomocysteinase, which produces MLQEGLNKIHWAERNMPVLLSIRERFKKEKVLNGIKISACLHVTPETAALVITLKEGGAIVYLCASNPLSTKDDVAMALREEYGIEVFARYGATREEYYSHIEKALTINPDITLDDGADLTSYLHQNFDRFGKNVKGGTEETTTGVIRLKSMEKNNVLRYPIIAVNDSKTKYLFDNRYGTGQSTIDGILRATNILIAGKNFVVCGYGWCGKGVAIRARGLGAKVIVTEVDPIKALEAKMDGFDVMKIEEAAKIGDIFVTVTGNKNVIDIDHIKKMKDGAILANSGHFNVEINVSKLREIAKKVEKVRENVEKFVLEDNREIFLLAEGRLVNLVAAEGHPPDVMDMSFSNQALACEFIIKNFEKLEKKVYTLPEEIDREIARIKLKTMGVEIDELTEEQEKYLKSWEEGT; this is translated from the coding sequence ATGCTACAGGAAGGTTTAAACAAAATACATTGGGCTGAAAGAAACATGCCAGTTTTATTGAGTATTAGGGAAAGATTCAAAAAAGAGAAAGTTTTAAATGGTATTAAAATTTCAGCCTGTTTACATGTTACACCTGAAACTGCAGCACTAGTTATTACACTAAAAGAAGGAGGCGCAATCGTTTATCTCTGTGCCTCAAACCCTCTTTCTACAAAAGATGACGTAGCTATGGCTCTAAGAGAAGAATACGGAATCGAAGTTTTTGCAAGATATGGAGCCACAAGGGAAGAGTATTACAGTCACATTGAAAAGGCATTAACTATTAATCCTGATATAACCTTAGATGATGGAGCAGATCTAACCTCTTATCTCCACCAAAATTTTGATAGATTCGGTAAAAACGTAAAAGGTGGAACAGAGGAAACAACAACTGGAGTGATTAGGCTGAAGAGTATGGAAAAAAATAACGTTTTAAGATACCCGATAATTGCAGTTAATGACTCTAAAACCAAGTATCTTTTTGATAATAGGTACGGAACAGGACAAAGTACTATAGATGGAATATTAAGAGCAACAAATATTTTAATTGCCGGGAAAAACTTTGTAGTTTGCGGTTACGGATGGTGCGGTAAGGGTGTAGCAATAAGAGCAAGAGGATTAGGGGCAAAAGTTATCGTTACAGAGGTTGATCCTATTAAGGCACTTGAAGCTAAAATGGACGGTTTTGATGTTATGAAAATAGAAGAGGCTGCAAAAATCGGTGACATTTTTGTAACAGTTACAGGGAATAAAAACGTAATTGATATAGATCATATTAAAAAAATGAAAGATGGTGCAATCTTAGCAAATTCAGGCCATTTTAACGTAGAGATAAATGTATCGAAATTAAGGGAAATTGCAAAGAAAGTTGAGAAAGTGAGAGAAAATGTTGAAAAGTTTGTTCTCGAGGATAACAGAGAAATATTCTTGCTTGCAGAGGGTCGCCTTGTCAATTTGGTTGCAGCAGAAGGCCACCCCCCTGATGTTATGGACATGAGTTTTTCAAACCAGGCTCTTGCCTGTGAATTTATAATCAAGAACTTCGAGAAATTAGAAAAGAAAGTTTACACTCTTCCGGAGGAGATAGATAGAGAAATTGCAAGGATAAAACTTAAGACAATGGGAGTTGAAATTGATGAACTAACAGAAGAACAGGAAAAATATCTTAAATCCTGGGAAGAAGGGACTTGA
- a CDS encoding MFS transporter, which translates to MSIKKEIIFISIARAFTAASFSVSIPFLNIYLYSERAIPMKVIGLLVGISSLLGAFSRVPSGYIGDRLGCKTIMVLGLLSRFFAFLLFTLFIVFKVPPILFLFGFILNSLGFSLFAIGSDSYVGIYLPEKERPSSYGIIRIGTNIGFAIGPAIGGYLSSLSYTLLFAVSALFTILVLPLIQFGVKCPKKGFLSNKNFIVEIKSVFRDKIYFRYIIAVFMLFTLAGQMISTLSVYAKEKGLSNTLIGYLYTINGTSVVLFQIFFTKLSERIGLKNSLILGILLYILGYFSFSFASNFYIFALCVFIFTVGEMLSLPIVTTFGTIYAKRGKENLYLGFLGLAEGLGWASAPFYGGTILDFFIKVPVLMWGIITLPGIISFIIVTKIFRNEKVA; encoded by the coding sequence ATGTCAATAAAAAAGGAGATAATTTTTATTTCTATTGCAAGGGCATTTACGGCTGCTTCATTTTCAGTTTCCATTCCCTTTTTAAATATATACCTTTACAGTGAAAGGGCGATTCCTATGAAAGTAATAGGCCTTTTAGTTGGGATAAGTTCTCTTTTAGGCGCCTTTTCAAGAGTTCCATCAGGATATATAGGAGATAGATTAGGTTGCAAAACTATTATGGTCCTTGGGCTTTTATCAAGATTTTTTGCTTTTTTACTTTTTACTCTTTTTATTGTGTTTAAAGTTCCGCCCATTTTATTTTTATTTGGTTTTATTCTTAATTCACTTGGTTTTTCTCTTTTTGCCATTGGATCAGACTCCTATGTGGGAATTTATCTGCCAGAAAAGGAAAGACCCTCATCTTATGGAATAATAAGAATTGGAACAAATATTGGTTTTGCAATCGGTCCTGCAATAGGGGGGTATCTATCTTCCCTCTCATATACCTTGCTTTTTGCAGTTTCTGCCTTATTTACTATTTTGGTTTTACCTCTAATTCAATTTGGTGTAAAATGTCCCAAAAAAGGATTTTTATCTAATAAAAATTTTATCGTAGAGATAAAAAGTGTTTTTAGAGATAAAATTTACTTTCGCTACATTATTGCAGTATTTATGCTTTTTACTTTAGCTGGACAGATGATATCAACTTTATCAGTCTATGCAAAGGAAAAAGGTTTATCAAACACTCTTATAGGCTATTTATATACAATAAATGGCACATCTGTTGTTCTTTTTCAAATTTTTTTTACAAAACTCTCTGAAAGAATAGGTTTAAAAAATTCTCTAATTTTAGGTATTTTATTATACATTTTAGGTTACTTTTCTTTTTCTTTCGCTTCAAATTTTTATATTTTTGCATTGTGTGTTTTTATATTTACGGTAGGAGAAATGTTGAGTTTACCGATTGTTACGACTTTTGGAACAATTTATGCTAAAAGGGGAAAGGAAAATCTTTATCTTGGTTTTTTAGGACTTGCAGAAGGGCTTGGTTGGGCAAGTGCTCCCTTTTACGGTGGAACTATTCTTGATTTTTTCATTAAAGTTCCTGTTTTAATGTGGGGAATAATTACTCTTCCTGGGATCATCTCTTTTATAATAGTTACAAAAATTTTTAGAAATGAGAAGGTGGCTTAA
- a CDS encoding transcription antitermination factor NusB: protein MSITEERVLAYKILEKVLEEDKFLSPLIIYYSRNLDIRKRKFLQKICFETIKNLVYIDHIIKLFYRKNFSKLDPNVRTILRASLTELLILKRKPYAVCDSWTEITKRFNFPASKLINGILRNVLRKGVPQFKEDWINYSIPKWIYKKLKRDFGDSFTESFCRWFHSDSPFYFRVYFEKDEEAIRSKIEEEYFKKGFYLARLSFPPYAYKSFYHPWEVGLDESLYYVQDFSSQSVMHYKAFDRGISVWDMTAAPGGKSLYLSFILKNDLKILATELRKGRAHLLKENFKKYKINGYVLNTDATLFFPKAFFDLVIIDAPCSGLGTIRKKPEILIRMNQEKIRELVKLQKRLIENAYRSLKKGGYLFYITCTITKEENENQIERALKKFDFELVEPELSDSFKNGKYFFCKGFDFDSDFMFSSILRKL from the coding sequence TTGAGTATAACTGAAGAAAGAGTCTTGGCTTATAAAATTTTAGAGAAAGTGTTAGAGGAAGATAAATTTTTATCTCCTCTTATTATTTACTATTCAAGAAATCTTGATATAAGGAAAAGAAAATTTCTGCAAAAGATCTGTTTTGAAACAATAAAGAATCTTGTATATATTGATCACATTATAAAGTTATTTTATCGAAAGAATTTTTCAAAGCTTGACCCCAATGTTAGAACTATATTGAGAGCCTCTCTTACTGAACTTTTGATATTAAAAAGAAAACCATACGCTGTTTGTGATTCTTGGACAGAAATTACAAAAAGATTCAATTTCCCTGCCTCAAAACTTATAAACGGAATTTTGCGTAACGTTCTAAGAAAAGGGGTTCCACAGTTTAAAGAAGATTGGATAAATTACTCTATACCGAAATGGATTTACAAAAAATTAAAAAGAGATTTTGGGGATAGCTTTACCGAGAGTTTTTGCAGATGGTTCCATTCGGATTCTCCTTTTTATTTTCGAGTATATTTTGAAAAAGACGAGGAGGCTATAAGGAGTAAAATTGAGGAAGAGTATTTTAAAAAGGGCTTTTACTTAGCGAGGCTTAGTTTCCCCCCTTATGCGTACAAAAGTTTCTATCATCCCTGGGAGGTAGGGTTGGATGAAAGTCTCTATTATGTTCAGGATTTTTCCTCTCAGAGTGTAATGCATTATAAAGCTTTTGATAGGGGAATTTCTGTTTGGGATATGACAGCAGCCCCAGGTGGAAAAAGCCTATATCTTAGTTTTATCTTAAAAAATGATTTAAAAATTTTAGCAACTGAACTTAGAAAGGGTAGAGCACACCTTTTAAAAGAAAATTTTAAAAAATATAAAATAAATGGTTATGTTTTGAACACGGATGCAACTTTGTTTTTTCCAAAAGCTTTTTTTGATCTTGTAATAATTGATGCACCCTGTTCTGGACTTGGTACAATAAGAAAAAAGCCAGAAATTCTAATAAGAATGAACCAAGAGAAAATTAGAGAACTTGTGAAGCTCCAAAAAAGACTTATTGAAAATGCTTATAGATCTCTTAAAAAAGGTGGTTACTTATTTTATATAACTTGCACTATAACAAAGGAGGAAAATGAGAATCAGATAGAAAGGGCACTTAAAAAATTTGATTTTGAATTAGTAGAACCCGAGCTTTCAGACTCCTTTAAAAATGGTAAATATTTTTTTTGCAAAGGTTTTGACTTTGACTCAGATTTTATGTTTTCTTCTATTTTAAGAAAATTATAA
- a CDS encoding NAD(P)/FAD-dependent oxidoreductase has translation MKVNKTYDVIVIGAGPAGSFSSYKLAEKGIKTLLIEKKRIIGEPVQCGEGLSEYALEENKIKKEEIFIDRKIKGSKTFTPSGFYLKFPIEGYLIKRNKFDQYLAEISVEKGTELKKDETVLCVNKIDNYFKVISNKDEYYSRFVILATGTHKGIRGINYPKFKEIIAIEFRFKKNDLDDEYLHFHFGNDFKPFYGWVFFHNDETGIGSGFYGRRNNLRSLEKLMSHYKFNKLEKIKVVAGKIPFSRPPFPSDPEGLLRVGDSIGAVHPFTAGGVHGALTTGRIAAETIIKFFESKNLNYFYYSQLKEIPIFRKKLWNRQKRLFSKNSKEWDEIGRLMNRRIYKEIPWLRVFFYLFFKPFSIFNLLFFLNLQREFKITENYSY, from the coding sequence ATGAAAGTGAATAAAACGTATGATGTAATAGTAATAGGAGCAGGGCCAGCAGGAAGTTTCTCTTCATATAAGCTCGCAGAAAAGGGAATAAAAACACTTTTAATTGAGAAAAAAAGAATAATAGGTGAACCTGTTCAATGTGGTGAAGGACTATCAGAATATGCACTGGAAGAAAACAAAATAAAAAAGGAGGAAATTTTCATAGATAGAAAAATAAAAGGATCTAAAACCTTTACTCCTTCTGGATTTTATCTTAAATTCCCAATAGAGGGCTATCTTATCAAAAGAAACAAATTTGACCAATACCTTGCTGAAATTTCAGTTGAAAAGGGTACAGAATTAAAAAAAGATGAAACTGTCCTATGTGTCAATAAAATAGATAATTACTTTAAAGTGATTTCTAACAAAGATGAGTATTATAGTAGATTTGTTATTTTGGCAACTGGTACTCATAAAGGAATAAGGGGGATTAATTACCCTAAGTTTAAAGAGATTATTGCAATTGAGTTTAGGTTCAAAAAAAACGATTTAGATGATGAGTACCTCCATTTTCATTTTGGTAACGATTTTAAGCCCTTTTATGGATGGGTTTTCTTTCATAACGACGAAACCGGAATTGGTTCGGGCTTTTATGGAAGAAGAAATAACCTAAGATCCTTAGAAAAGTTAATGAGTCATTATAAATTTAACAAGTTAGAAAAGATTAAAGTAGTAGCAGGGAAGATTCCTTTTTCAAGACCGCCCTTTCCTAGTGATCCTGAAGGACTTCTAAGGGTTGGAGATTCAATTGGTGCAGTTCATCCTTTTACAGCCGGCGGAGTACATGGTGCTCTTACAACTGGAAGAATAGCAGCTGAAACTATTATAAAATTTTTTGAATCAAAAAATTTAAATTATTTTTATTACAGTCAATTAAAAGAGATTCCGATATTTAGAAAAAAACTTTGGAATAGACAAAAGAGACTTTTTTCAAAAAATTCGAAAGAGTGGGATGAAATTGGAAGACTCATGAACAGAAGAATTTATAAAGAAATTCCTTGGCTAAGAGTATTTTTTTACCTATTTTTTAAACCATTTTCTATATTTAATCTTTTGTTTTTCTTGAATTTGCAAAGAGAGTTTAAAATCACGGAAAATTATTCCTACTAA
- the lipB gene encoding lipoyl(octanoyl) transferase LipB translates to MKKIEIFNLGMREYKEIWNFQKVLVEKRSKDIIGDTLILCEHFPVYTTGARGNKRNLLVDESLLKAKGIMLYHVERGGDITFHGPGQLVAYPIIKLVDALIGIKKFVYNLEEVVMRTLKEYKIEAERLNNNIGVFVKEKKIASIGVAVKKGVTFHGLAFNINMDLSYFKLIRPCGLDVEMTDLSKELNREINLEEVTPLFIEKFKEVFEYN, encoded by the coding sequence ATGAAAAAAATTGAAATCTTTAACTTAGGGATGAGAGAATATAAAGAAATTTGGAATTTTCAAAAGGTGTTAGTTGAAAAAAGAAGTAAGGATATTATAGGAGATACGCTTATTCTGTGTGAACACTTTCCTGTTTATACTACTGGAGCAAGAGGAAATAAAAGAAATCTTCTTGTAGATGAAAGTCTCCTCAAAGCAAAGGGGATTATGCTTTACCACGTGGAAAGGGGAGGTGATATCACTTTTCATGGTCCAGGGCAACTCGTAGCCTATCCAATTATAAAACTTGTTGATGCTCTTATAGGTATAAAAAAATTTGTTTACAATTTAGAAGAAGTTGTTATGAGAACTCTAAAAGAATATAAAATAGAAGCTGAGAGATTAAATAATAACATTGGAGTTTTTGTTAAAGAAAAAAAAATTGCCTCAATTGGTGTTGCCGTAAAAAAAGGTGTAACTTTTCACGGTCTTGCCTTTAATATAAACATGGATCTTTCATATTTCAAACTGATAAGACCCTGTGGACTTGATGTTGAGATGACCGATTTATCTAAAGAACTAAATAGAGAAATTAACCTAGAAGAAGTAACCCCTTTATTTATAGAAAAATTCAAAGAAGTCTTTGAGTATAACTGA
- a CDS encoding MFS transporter produces the protein MRRWLNKNVFFLSLTSFFNDIASELIHPLLPLFIVENLKKGPIGLGIVEGISELTSSLFKLLSGNLSDVVKERKKIIVSGYLLAAVTRPLIGFSVNLHQVIFLRFLDRLGKGIRGAPRDALISLSVPESDSSKAFSFQRAMDHFGAFIGPLFTILLLQYFSIREIFYFSIIPGLISVLLILIFVREEKVNFGKIKSIKISFYFKLPLKFYFFLFIFFIFTLANASDTFILLKAKSEGMLLVTIPLFWSILNLIKALSSLPAGYFADKFGKKKVLILGWLIYSVSYLGFAHASSFSSFIVLFVLYGIYFGLTEGVERAFISSFLPEEKRGTGFGLFYFVEGLGLLISSLFFGTLWEIFGMKVPFLVCSLLSLFASLLLIIL, from the coding sequence ATGAGAAGGTGGCTTAATAAAAATGTTTTTTTTCTTAGTCTTACCTCTTTTTTTAACGATATTGCTTCTGAACTTATTCATCCGCTTCTTCCCTTATTTATAGTTGAGAACTTAAAAAAGGGACCTATAGGGCTTGGTATAGTTGAGGGAATTTCTGAACTTACATCAAGTTTATTTAAACTTCTCTCAGGGAATTTATCAGATGTAGTTAAAGAGAGAAAAAAAATTATAGTTTCTGGATATCTTTTAGCTGCAGTTACAAGACCGTTAATTGGTTTTTCTGTTAACTTGCATCAAGTAATTTTTTTAAGGTTTTTAGATAGACTTGGAAAGGGAATAAGAGGTGCCCCAAGAGATGCCCTCATTTCTCTTTCTGTACCTGAAAGTGACTCAAGTAAAGCTTTTTCGTTTCAAAGAGCTATGGATCATTTTGGAGCCTTTATAGGACCCTTATTTACAATTCTACTTTTACAATATTTTTCCATAAGAGAGATTTTTTATTTCTCGATTATTCCTGGGCTTATTTCTGTCCTTTTGATTTTAATATTTGTAAGAGAAGAAAAGGTTAATTTTGGAAAAATTAAAAGTATAAAAATTTCGTTTTATTTTAAATTGCCCCTTAAGTTTTATTTTTTTCTCTTTATTTTTTTCATTTTCACTTTAGCAAATGCCTCTGATACTTTTATACTGTTAAAGGCAAAAAGCGAGGGTATGCTTTTAGTTACTATTCCACTTTTTTGGTCTATTTTAAATTTAATAAAGGCATTAAGCTCCCTGCCAGCAGGATATTTTGCTGATAAATTTGGAAAAAAGAAGGTTCTAATATTAGGTTGGTTAATTTACTCTGTATCTTATTTAGGATTTGCCCATGCTAGTTCTTTTTCTTCTTTCATAGTTCTTTTCGTGCTTTATGGAATTTATTTTGGTTTAACTGAAGGTGTTGAAAGAGCGTTTATATCCAGTTTTTTACCAGAAGAAAAAAGGGGAACTGGATTTGGTCTTTTTTATTTTGTAGAGGGTTTAGGACTTTTAATTTCCTCTCTTTTTTTCGGAACTTTATGGGAAATTTTTGGTATGAAAGTGCCGTTTCTCGTATGCTCCCTTTTATCACTTTTTGCCTCTTTACTCCTGATCATCCTTTAA